A single genomic interval of Candidatus Jordarchaeales archaeon harbors:
- a CDS encoding (Fe-S)-binding protein, protein MYRCALQTVDVIIALRSELVRLGYLDPEHKKAADMVLSFGNPYSKLLRKSVALPKGGETILFVGCSYAQYFPERVAKMGEVVSRLGNVGWLGPDEPCCGNILLVSGQVEKFIDYGKLVIKRLREAGVKRIITPCPGCHETLSKEYPKFFDFDFEVEHITQVLARSVETGKLSPRRLSAYVTFHDPCHLARYSRIVDEPRSIIGNAAGAILVEMKHNKLKTLCCGGGGGVPLSHPGLAAKIADRRLEEALTTGASLVITSCPMCELMLEGSARRKKADIKVADIIELF, encoded by the coding sequence ATGTATAGATGTGCCCTACAAACCGTCGACGTCATCATTGCTCTCAGGTCGGAACTGGTGCGCCTAGGCTACTTAGACCCAGAACACAAGAAAGCGGCGGACATGGTGCTTAGCTTCGGCAACCCTTACTCAAAGCTCCTCCGCAAGTCTGTTGCACTCCCGAAAGGCGGTGAAACTATACTCTTTGTTGGCTGTAGTTACGCCCAGTACTTCCCAGAAAGAGTGGCCAAAATGGGGGAAGTAGTTTCGAGGCTTGGAAACGTAGGGTGGCTTGGGCCAGATGAACCCTGCTGTGGGAACATACTCCTCGTTTCGGGGCAAGTGGAAAAGTTCATTGATTACGGTAAGTTAGTCATTAAGAGACTTAGGGAAGCTGGGGTAAAGCGCATTATAACACCTTGCCCAGGATGCCACGAAACCCTCTCGAAAGAGTACCCGAAGTTTTTCGATTTTGACTTTGAGGTAGAACACATAACACAGGTTCTTGCGAGAAGCGTTGAAACTGGAAAGTTGTCCCCACGCAGGCTAAGTGCATATGTGACATTTCATGATCCATGCCACCTCGCCAGGTATTCGAGGATAGTCGACGAGCCACGCTCAATAATTGGGAACGCCGCGGGCGCGATCCTAGTTGAAATGAAACACAATAAGCTGAAAACCCTTTGCTGCGGCGGTGGAGGTGGGGTACCGCTATCGCACCCTGGACTTGCCGCCAAGATCGCTGATAGGAGGCTGGAAGAAGCCTTAACCACCGGTGCAAGTCTAGTTATAACCTCTTGTCCGATGTGTGAGCTAATGCTAGAGGGTAGTGCTAGAAGAAAGAAGGCGGATATAAAGGTTGCAGACATAATCGAACTCTTCTAG
- a CDS encoding MoxR family ATPase: MESELELDVKSMQSFAKIILEEFKKVIVGKLDIFENLLIALLCNGHVLLEGVPGVAKTFIAKTFAKTLGISFKRIQFTPDLLPSDIIGTYVFNQKSGEFEFRPGPIFANVVLADEINRAPPKTQSALLEAMQERQVTVEGVTHPLPTPFIVIATQNPVETSEGVYPLPEAQLDRFLFKLTVGYPSEDEEVEILRRRINVSINDVNPVASPSLIIKMQQLVKKVYVAPEIMDYIRELVVRTRRHPQILLGGSPRASIVLMEGSMARAALNGRDYVIPDDVKAIAKQTFVHRLILRPEAELEGITVEKIVERLLEETPVPL; this comes from the coding sequence TTGGAAAGCGAGCTTGAACTTGACGTTAAAAGCATGCAGTCATTCGCAAAAATCATACTGGAAGAGTTTAAGAAAGTCATAGTGGGAAAACTCGACATATTTGAAAACCTCTTAATAGCCCTCCTGTGCAACGGCCACGTCCTCCTCGAAGGAGTTCCAGGCGTCGCTAAGACCTTCATAGCTAAAACCTTCGCGAAAACTCTCGGAATTTCATTCAAGAGAATACAGTTCACCCCAGATTTGCTTCCATCAGACATCATAGGGACGTATGTATTTAACCAAAAAAGCGGTGAATTCGAGTTCCGACCTGGACCAATATTCGCGAACGTCGTCCTAGCGGACGAAATAAATAGGGCTCCTCCAAAAACGCAGTCAGCGCTTCTCGAGGCAATGCAGGAAAGACAGGTGACCGTTGAAGGTGTGACGCACCCGTTACCCACACCATTCATAGTCATCGCCACCCAAAACCCCGTAGAAACGTCCGAGGGAGTTTACCCTCTCCCGGAAGCTCAGCTTGACAGGTTTCTCTTCAAACTAACAGTTGGATACCCCTCCGAAGACGAGGAAGTCGAAATACTTAGGAGAAGGATTAATGTGAGCATCAACGACGTGAACCCGGTTGCTTCTCCGAGTCTCATAATTAAGATGCAGCAGTTGGTCAAGAAGGTCTACGTTGCACCCGAAATAATGGACTACATAAGGGAACTCGTTGTCAGAACTAGAAGACACCCTCAGATCCTGCTGGGGGGAAGCCCGAGAGCCTCGATAGTCCTAATGGAGGGTTCTATGGCGAGAGCTGCGCTGAATGGAAGAGACTACGTTATACCCGACGACGTTAAAGCGATAGCAAAGCAGACATTCGTTCATAGGCTGATACTGAGGCCGGAAGCCGAGCTGGAAGGCATAACAGTGGAGAAGATCGTGGAGCGCCTGCTAGAGGAGACACCTGTGCCTCTCTAG
- a CDS encoding DUF4350 domain-containing protein — protein sequence MAKLRTIVYICVFIVVWAPLVLSVIPGHAQNVKLQDFSLYNPTWNGCLLFRVELSRNGYDVRPLLSSLSVLSRTEGSTMVILAPSSLAHPIEVLELADFVRKGGGLLIADDFGTGNFFTVLLFTLLGLPPPLFCNTPLYGSATGGLTTWTPAPTVNVFNTSHPIFRGVNNLLLNFPTALWNIPPENQVAALPIGLLDLNKNMQIEPLNPDLLIEPAVVVAAYDLEKIIIGGQAVGKGRIVLISDPSIFTNDMIVRGDNARFIINVINWLSKKDTGSGGNLVIFDEAHLTTAYSYDKLFGSIIGYINWASANWLLAPIYPIIIVFSVWKWLPRGKPKEMGPTAVYLKRGKTLLAEKLRLYKEGKQYSYALKLLYRRMKRHVVKRFKLKEYDVNKVIDLLVEIIPEMRRKQLKRFLEEWEAIDRGMKIPRMNSDTFLNHFFVMKKIMEAISVGKRA from the coding sequence TTGGCTAAATTGAGAACAATTGTCTACATATGCGTGTTCATAGTGGTGTGGGCGCCACTCGTGTTGTCAGTTATACCTGGACACGCCCAGAATGTGAAGTTACAAGACTTCTCTCTTTACAATCCGACGTGGAATGGTTGCCTCTTGTTTAGAGTAGAGCTTAGCAGGAACGGGTATGACGTACGCCCCCTCCTTTCCTCGCTCAGCGTCCTGAGTAGAACCGAAGGATCCACGATGGTAATATTGGCTCCTTCCTCGCTCGCCCACCCCATAGAGGTTTTAGAGCTCGCGGACTTTGTCCGCAAGGGCGGTGGGTTGCTCATCGCAGACGACTTCGGGACTGGAAACTTCTTCACTGTACTACTTTTCACGCTATTAGGTCTCCCTCCGCCACTATTTTGCAATACCCCTCTTTACGGAAGCGCTACAGGGGGATTAACCACTTGGACTCCAGCCCCAACCGTTAACGTGTTCAACACCTCGCACCCGATTTTTAGAGGTGTGAACAACCTGCTACTTAATTTCCCAACGGCCCTCTGGAACATACCACCTGAAAACCAAGTTGCGGCACTACCAATCGGCCTCCTCGACCTCAATAAGAACATGCAGATCGAACCGCTAAATCCTGACCTCTTAATAGAACCCGCCGTGGTAGTTGCCGCCTACGACCTCGAAAAAATTATCATCGGAGGACAGGCAGTTGGCAAAGGTAGGATAGTCCTAATAAGCGACCCCAGCATTTTTACCAACGACATGATAGTGAGAGGCGATAATGCCCGTTTCATAATTAACGTCATCAACTGGCTTTCGAAGAAAGATACGGGCAGTGGGGGCAATCTGGTCATTTTTGACGAAGCACACTTAACCACAGCGTACTCCTACGACAAACTTTTTGGCAGCATCATCGGCTACATCAACTGGGCTAGCGCCAACTGGCTTCTGGCTCCAATATACCCCATCATCATAGTTTTCTCCGTCTGGAAGTGGCTACCGAGAGGTAAACCGAAAGAGATGGGTCCAACAGCAGTTTACCTCAAAAGGGGGAAAACCTTACTCGCCGAGAAACTCAGATTGTATAAAGAGGGCAAGCAGTACAGCTACGCACTAAAACTGCTCTACAGAAGAATGAAGAGACACGTGGTGAAGAGGTTTAAGCTCAAAGAGTACGACGTTAACAAGGTAATAGATTTACTCGTCGAAATTATCCCTGAAATGAGACGCAAGCAGCTCAAACGCTTCCTAGAAGAGTGGGAAGCGATAGACAGGGGAATGAAAATCCCCCGCATGAACTCTGACACATTTTTAAACCACTTTTTCGTCATGAAAAAAATTATGGAGGCTATTTCTGTTGGAAAGCGAGCTTGA
- a CDS encoding DUF58 domain-containing protein — protein MLTARGGLTIVTGIFTLVFGFSTVNYFLVLLGAMLIIASVVSMPFFAASSSFEGIEVTRTLDKEKVFAEEFIHVTVSISNKGKMRIDYLQVEDGYPEVFTLVVGENKILTKLNPGEEVKFSYILQCRKRGLHKLGPVKLVMRDRMGLLFEEKEVPVYTDILVYPSYKDVRRLEALGAKRVLGRLFGVHRTRQKGIGAEFFGLRDYLPMDDFRRIDWKATARTGDLVVREFESERNIKVMLLLDCSSSMGGGLPDNTKLDFAVRAAVLLAKVALERRDEVGLAAFSDKVYQYVPPKPGKNYFYKILEALAFVEPTGGTRMKECVEWVIKRAPKRMLYILISDLEGEMNDIVEAVKLIRAHRNHMLVISPFGPWFEVHPDALSPVDRALAEAVSEELLEFRKKVSDELARMDVKVVNVGPDDFLPAIINQYLSAKKRGIALR, from the coding sequence ATGCTGACGGCAAGGGGCGGTCTAACAATAGTCACCGGTATATTCACTCTCGTATTCGGTTTTTCCACAGTGAACTACTTCCTCGTCCTATTAGGGGCAATGCTCATCATAGCCTCCGTCGTCAGCATGCCCTTTTTTGCCGCCTCGTCCAGCTTTGAGGGCATTGAGGTCACAAGGACGCTTGATAAAGAGAAAGTTTTTGCTGAGGAATTTATCCACGTAACGGTATCCATTTCAAACAAGGGTAAGATGAGAATAGATTATTTACAAGTGGAAGACGGCTACCCCGAAGTCTTCACACTCGTCGTAGGTGAAAACAAGATACTAACGAAGTTAAACCCAGGGGAAGAAGTAAAGTTTTCCTATATACTTCAGTGCAGGAAGAGAGGCTTGCACAAACTGGGGCCTGTAAAGCTTGTCATGAGGGACAGGATGGGCTTGCTTTTCGAAGAAAAAGAAGTCCCTGTTTACACGGATATACTCGTTTACCCGTCTTACAAGGATGTAAGAAGGCTTGAAGCTCTAGGCGCAAAAAGAGTTTTAGGCCGACTTTTCGGAGTCCATAGGACTAGACAGAAGGGAATCGGTGCCGAGTTTTTCGGTCTACGCGATTACCTTCCCATGGACGACTTTAGACGCATCGACTGGAAGGCAACTGCCAGGACTGGGGACCTAGTTGTTAGAGAGTTTGAAAGCGAGCGCAACATCAAAGTAATGCTGCTTCTCGACTGCAGTAGCAGTATGGGTGGTGGGCTACCCGATAACACAAAGCTAGACTTCGCCGTAAGGGCGGCAGTCTTATTGGCCAAGGTTGCGCTGGAGCGAAGAGACGAAGTAGGACTTGCAGCATTCTCCGACAAAGTGTACCAGTATGTCCCCCCAAAGCCTGGAAAAAACTACTTTTACAAAATACTTGAAGCCCTGGCATTCGTGGAACCTACCGGCGGAACACGTATGAAAGAATGCGTTGAATGGGTTATAAAGAGAGCTCCTAAAAGAATGCTCTACATTCTGATTAGCGACCTCGAAGGAGAAATGAACGACATAGTTGAAGCAGTCAAGCTGATAAGGGCGCACAGAAACCACATGTTAGTCATATCACCCTTCGGACCATGGTTTGAAGTGCACCCAGACGCTCTCTCACCTGTCGATAGAGCTCTTGCCGAAGCAGTGTCCGAAGAACTTCTAGAATTCAGGAAGAAAGTGAGCGACGAGCTAGCTAGGATGGATGTGAAAGTTGTAAATGTCGGGCCAGATGACTTCCTGCCGGCGATAATAAACCAATATCTGAGCGCCAAGAAGAGGGGGATAGCGTTACGCTGA
- a CDS encoding transglutaminase domain-containing protein, whose protein sequence is MTSSMKKALTVIIIVSLLVSAVAAYSMFTNLNSQKSFLSEMLELFLPEYFHHVPYLLSSQIFLRADLNQLLPYRNPPPFKVPEELRNIPIDYVPPFHGFASGLASPDMEIMMVEPRDPNYPHQYWKVSTFDYYGEGDWFKTQLVTYPINLSSPSSLPPTAQFFTVRMNLSHDVFTSTVLPTLYPDPYFMSLLSLSGDLINFTIERDDYNNSRVTLIFTSSRTSEIVYEVAGIPPNLAWIAGNALPAQYTPPAISSIYTQLPSQLVTNPTFTSFAQNFRGVGRNAYELAQAVQAELLSGKYVNNITLLLNGRPLPNEDPVVAFLKAKEGTCIDFASTFVTTLRHLGVSARLVIGYYDGYAEADYSGGKLKYIIRAYNIHAWAEVWVPTSTSGSGVWVPFDPTPPPTITAPSGTEWFDQQFNIPPDLIGTLGPITLFSYGLRAYRQVFNATPEVPSTPLVYWRLKAFDHYDGDWKCSNRTMYELQTWSKTELENLYGAAWYYMVLLDLEHQVNLTAALPFPFPGPYVLSGEGYTVSSVQGDMASASLFRDSLGNLYLNAVFTRSGTSTIRYTVATYNLNITTIRSIAKSPSEVRIPQEIVDLYLQIPSDLQSNEVFTSFVRSVENGTNAYETALNVLNRLTSGEYIYDFSLLLNGGQVNGDPVLWLLTNKTGTPVLFASTFVMALRSLGIPARLVVGYLTVNSTVNGNVVHIANSFLVHAWAEVWIPTSDDEGYWVSFDPTPEPLPPVIALSEGLLWWERLPRSDPNVQHTNFNVSIYAPPVVMRENPFDVTVAVTKDMTPQNGLLVGIYVYDPWEKQQYYKGSGTTSSGSVTIQIVVGREVKVGNLTVIAKVHSSEGSSLLVAYNYTAKIVLNDTVSINATVKSTKPALDTDYTTLIRGKGTVKVNGTLYDPNYNGTVKGIPFTQIQILMNGSTVSTNTTDYAGHFEYSYPNSAELALADYTFQVVYQGIFGTAQSPTASIKVYAQSYITLALNPPNAVKNGTSLSFTVHLSLDSESGSPIEDMANVYVNWNGNEYATTYAGDGNYICNVTVNVPSAGYYDAYAYFGGTIDSGGRILPSQSVTVRILVYNRGLIFINSYSAEVYRGEAAWFSGFVTDEYGNPAANITLQFKLSNASYTYSYNASKGTDDNGFFNCSVPTPRDIAPGVYDVHAVSLNDTFSGVSNIVSVQVKVKPSVTILSFFYSSVSTLTISKQTSNLIGSFMPGERAFIIARVVDSASREPLGGLNFTAYYNGLALSSNTTDNNGYLNIILEPEDLSSLPLNQVSMLVVEYPGNETFGPARFEVKVHVFNNATIEARVPTRAFIGKPLTISVNARDPNGNPLVGRNFTVYWNMSLIGSFRTDESGNGVFTFKVPDTASEGYIKLYVTADTGNQAYIEILLLREELTGGYILVLLNALQVDSSSLILPLVILGVLSLLLIILLYVYVSQGKAASAKKPVLSWNLEALDELAKAGNYREAVMRIYKMYMELLNVYLKVERLPNETARDVAKKAVKSGLPPKLANTITQLFEKARFSRHAVTDSDYKEALKTLNEIYKEVTGSVLIG, encoded by the coding sequence ATGACTTCTAGCATGAAAAAGGCGCTAACTGTAATAATAATTGTTTCTTTACTTGTAAGCGCAGTTGCAGCTTACTCTATGTTCACTAATTTAAACAGTCAAAAAAGCTTCCTTTCTGAAATGCTGGAACTATTTCTCCCAGAGTACTTCCACCACGTGCCTTATCTTCTTTCCTCCCAAATATTTCTCAGAGCCGACTTAAACCAACTATTGCCGTATAGAAATCCTCCACCTTTTAAGGTGCCGGAGGAATTGCGAAATATTCCAATAGACTATGTGCCCCCATTCCATGGCTTCGCGTCTGGCCTTGCATCCCCCGACATGGAGATAATGATGGTGGAACCGCGTGATCCAAACTACCCCCATCAGTACTGGAAGGTATCTACTTTCGATTACTACGGTGAGGGAGACTGGTTTAAGACGCAGCTTGTAACCTACCCAATAAACTTGTCCTCCCCCTCCTCTCTTCCACCAACTGCTCAATTTTTCACAGTTAGAATGAACCTGAGCCACGATGTCTTCACGTCGACTGTTCTTCCCACGCTATACCCTGACCCCTACTTCATGAGCTTATTGTCGCTCTCAGGAGACCTAATTAACTTCACAATAGAACGGGATGATTACAACAATTCTCGTGTAACTCTCATTTTTACCTCGAGCAGGACTTCCGAGATAGTCTACGAAGTCGCCGGGATCCCACCTAACCTAGCGTGGATTGCCGGCAACGCGCTACCCGCACAGTACACTCCACCAGCAATAAGCAGCATATATACCCAGCTTCCCTCCCAGCTCGTTACAAACCCGACCTTCACAAGCTTCGCCCAAAACTTCAGAGGGGTGGGACGGAATGCTTATGAGTTGGCTCAAGCGGTCCAAGCCGAGCTTTTATCGGGCAAATACGTGAACAACATAACCCTTCTGTTGAATGGAAGACCTCTACCAAACGAGGATCCAGTTGTCGCCTTTCTTAAGGCCAAGGAGGGCACATGCATAGATTTCGCTTCGACCTTCGTTACGACCCTCCGCCACCTAGGTGTATCGGCACGTCTCGTAATAGGGTACTATGACGGGTATGCTGAGGCAGATTACTCAGGTGGAAAACTGAAGTACATTATAAGAGCCTACAACATTCACGCGTGGGCGGAAGTCTGGGTTCCAACATCAACGTCCGGCTCAGGGGTCTGGGTCCCCTTTGACCCAACCCCACCCCCAACGATAACGGCCCCCTCAGGAACAGAGTGGTTCGATCAACAATTCAATATACCACCAGACCTTATAGGAACTCTAGGTCCGATAACCCTGTTCTCCTATGGTCTCAGAGCTTATCGACAAGTTTTCAACGCTACACCCGAAGTCCCCTCAACCCCGCTAGTTTACTGGCGGCTCAAGGCATTTGACCACTATGATGGTGACTGGAAATGTAGCAACAGGACAATGTACGAGCTGCAAACGTGGAGCAAAACGGAGTTAGAGAACCTTTATGGGGCGGCGTGGTACTACATGGTCCTCCTAGACCTAGAGCACCAAGTTAACTTAACTGCTGCCCTTCCCTTCCCATTCCCTGGACCATATGTTCTTAGTGGTGAAGGATACACGGTCTCCTCTGTTCAAGGAGACATGGCTAGCGCTTCTCTCTTCAGAGATTCTCTCGGAAATCTCTACCTAAACGCAGTATTCACCAGGAGCGGGACTTCAACGATCCGCTACACTGTAGCGACGTACAACTTGAACATAACGACTATAAGAAGCATCGCTAAATCGCCATCCGAAGTTAGGATACCGCAAGAAATAGTTGACTTGTACCTGCAGATCCCCTCTGATCTCCAGTCAAATGAAGTCTTCACAAGCTTTGTGAGATCCGTGGAGAACGGAACCAATGCATATGAAACCGCGCTGAACGTGCTTAATAGGCTTACCTCTGGTGAGTACATCTACGACTTCTCGCTTCTCTTGAACGGAGGACAAGTTAATGGTGACCCAGTACTATGGCTTCTGACAAACAAGACGGGTACGCCAGTTCTCTTTGCATCAACCTTCGTAATGGCTCTGCGCAGCCTCGGCATACCTGCAAGGCTGGTCGTAGGATACCTTACGGTGAATAGCACGGTTAACGGCAATGTGGTCCACATCGCAAATAGCTTTTTGGTGCACGCCTGGGCTGAAGTCTGGATACCGACAAGTGACGATGAAGGATACTGGGTTTCCTTTGACCCAACACCTGAACCACTACCACCAGTCATAGCGCTCAGTGAGGGGTTGCTGTGGTGGGAGCGGCTTCCAAGAAGTGACCCGAACGTTCAGCACACTAATTTTAACGTCTCAATATATGCTCCACCCGTTGTGATGAGAGAAAACCCGTTCGATGTGACTGTCGCGGTGACTAAAGACATGACCCCTCAAAACGGCCTCTTAGTGGGCATATACGTTTACGATCCGTGGGAGAAACAACAGTATTATAAAGGGAGCGGGACGACAAGCAGTGGCAGCGTAACTATTCAGATAGTGGTTGGCAGAGAAGTAAAGGTGGGGAACTTAACGGTTATCGCGAAAGTACACTCCTCAGAAGGCTCAAGCCTGTTAGTAGCTTACAACTACACCGCAAAAATAGTGTTAAACGACACTGTATCCATAAATGCCACGGTGAAGTCGACAAAGCCGGCACTAGACACAGACTACACTACTCTCATACGAGGCAAGGGAACAGTCAAAGTGAACGGCACGTTGTACGACCCAAACTATAATGGAACCGTGAAAGGCATACCCTTCACGCAGATCCAGATACTTATGAATGGTTCAACCGTTTCAACTAATACAACTGATTATGCCGGCCACTTCGAATATTCCTACCCAAATAGCGCGGAATTAGCGCTAGCCGACTACACCTTCCAAGTAGTGTACCAAGGAATCTTCGGAACCGCCCAATCCCCCACCGCGTCAATCAAAGTCTACGCTCAATCCTACATAACCTTAGCGCTCAATCCGCCTAATGCCGTTAAGAATGGAACATCGCTCTCCTTCACGGTACACCTATCGTTAGACAGTGAAAGCGGGTCACCTATAGAAGACATGGCAAATGTTTACGTGAACTGGAATGGAAACGAGTATGCTACGACGTACGCGGGAGATGGCAACTACATCTGTAACGTTACTGTAAATGTGCCGTCAGCAGGATACTATGATGCCTACGCGTATTTCGGAGGAACAATAGATTCCGGTGGAAGAATATTACCGTCACAGTCTGTAACCGTAAGAATACTGGTCTACAACAGGGGACTGATATTCATAAATAGTTACTCAGCGGAGGTCTATAGAGGGGAAGCCGCGTGGTTCAGCGGATTCGTCACAGATGAATACGGCAATCCCGCGGCAAATATAACGCTTCAGTTTAAGCTTTCTAACGCTAGCTACACGTACTCCTACAATGCAAGCAAGGGGACTGATGACAACGGCTTCTTCAACTGCAGCGTACCCACCCCCAGAGACATCGCCCCAGGAGTCTATGATGTGCACGCCGTCAGTCTCAACGATACGTTTAGTGGAGTTAGCAACATTGTAAGTGTTCAAGTGAAGGTCAAACCATCTGTGACAATTTTGTCATTCTTCTATTCAAGTGTTTCAACTCTAACCATTAGCAAGCAGACTTCTAACTTAATAGGCTCCTTTATGCCGGGGGAACGTGCGTTCATAATCGCCCGTGTCGTCGACTCTGCATCACGGGAACCGCTCGGAGGATTAAACTTCACAGCGTACTATAACGGCTTAGCTCTTTCAAGCAACACCACGGATAACAACGGTTATCTCAACATCATACTGGAACCAGAGGACCTCTCCTCTCTTCCATTGAACCAAGTTTCAATGTTAGTAGTGGAATATCCTGGAAACGAGACGTTTGGCCCAGCTCGGTTCGAAGTCAAAGTCCACGTTTTTAATAACGCAACAATAGAAGCGCGTGTTCCTACGCGAGCTTTTATCGGAAAGCCTTTAACGATTAGCGTTAATGCACGTGACCCTAACGGCAACCCGTTAGTTGGACGCAATTTCACCGTCTACTGGAACATGTCACTCATAGGATCGTTTAGAACGGACGAGAGTGGTAATGGTGTCTTCACGTTTAAAGTGCCTGACACCGCCTCTGAGGGATACATTAAATTGTATGTTACAGCCGACACTGGAAACCAGGCATATATTGAAATTCTGCTCTTAAGAGAAGAATTAACAGGAGGTTATATTTTGGTTCTACTTAATGCTCTCCAAGTTGACTCTTCATCCCTAATACTGCCGCTTGTAATCCTGGGAGTGTTGTCCCTCCTACTCATCATCCTACTTTACGTGTATGTTTCACAGGGTAAGGCGGCCAGCGCTAAAAAGCCTGTTCTCTCGTGGAATCTTGAAGCACTCGACGAGTTGGCTAAAGCAGGTAACTACAGGGAAGCCGTGATGCGGATTTACAAGATGTACATGGAACTCCTTAATGTCTACTTAAAAGTAGAGCGGCTCCCCAATGAGACGGCGCGCGATGTGGCTAAGAAAGCGGTGAAGAGCGGCCTACCACCCAAGCTAGCCAACACGATTACGCAGCTATTCGAGAAGGCTCGCTTTAGCAGACACGCAGTCACAGACTCCGACTACAAAGAAGCCTTGAAAACACTTAACGAAATATACAAGGAAGTCACGGGGAGTGTGTTGATTGGCTAA
- a CDS encoding FAD-binding oxidoreductase: MMNNSIVEELKERLGKDKVFTEDFVMFTYSRDWSPRPASDYSLPAIVVRPTSTEEVAETVRVAYEHGIPVVPFGGGTGMGGGAVPVEDCILIDTRGLNKILEIDKENMTVTVQAGITIAALNDELAKYNLWWPHDPESKPVSTVGAAIACDNDGTFGIRYGKPADYLLNVVIVDGKGEVVRLGHRKAACSSTGYKLHWLMVGAEGTLGIITEATLRVFAKPETRVVEAAVFRSLSSAVLALERMVQAGLSVESAHINCKKRLQFYTHAYRQKYGKTPEIPEWAEAILFFSFSGDKEVAEFSRNYALKIVESAGGVIVKERELVESWWTSKHLLEFEPFKQKWPDSQRVKKFGAADLGIPLGRIEEAYRKYLEIAAKNGLEVLGMCIYHQRPNRASPSISFAVFVDDGNPDEVRRFYKYVAEMSKMAVDLEGTMSTYIGDGERLGGFNKYEHGKSFEYMLELKRVFDPKNILNPGKKFVSKWIRETPEV, translated from the coding sequence ATGATGAACAACTCAATAGTAGAAGAACTGAAAGAAAGACTAGGGAAAGACAAAGTCTTCACAGAGGACTTTGTAATGTTTACATATAGTAGGGATTGGTCGCCTCGCCCAGCCAGCGATTACTCTCTCCCCGCTATAGTCGTGAGGCCAACGAGCACTGAGGAAGTGGCTGAGACTGTACGCGTAGCTTATGAGCACGGCATTCCAGTGGTCCCCTTCGGCGGTGGAACAGGCATGGGAGGCGGCGCGGTTCCCGTCGAAGATTGCATTCTTATAGATACACGCGGGCTTAACAAAATCCTAGAGATAGACAAGGAGAACATGACGGTGACCGTTCAAGCTGGAATTACAATTGCTGCATTGAACGATGAGCTGGCGAAATATAATCTCTGGTGGCCGCACGACCCAGAAAGCAAGCCTGTTTCAACTGTTGGGGCTGCTATAGCGTGCGATAATGATGGCACCTTTGGAATAAGGTATGGTAAACCCGCCGACTACCTGCTCAACGTCGTCATAGTCGACGGTAAAGGGGAAGTAGTAAGACTTGGCCACCGAAAGGCTGCTTGTTCCTCCACCGGTTACAAGTTGCATTGGCTTATGGTTGGAGCGGAGGGAACACTCGGAATAATAACGGAAGCCACCCTTAGAGTTTTCGCGAAGCCCGAAACCAGAGTGGTCGAGGCGGCGGTTTTTAGGTCGTTGTCCTCTGCCGTCTTAGCTCTTGAGAGGATGGTCCAGGCGGGGTTGAGCGTGGAGAGCGCGCACATCAACTGCAAGAAGAGACTTCAATTTTATACTCATGCATACCGGCAGAAGTATGGTAAGACGCCCGAAATACCGGAATGGGCTGAAGCAATATTATTCTTCTCCTTCAGTGGAGATAAGGAGGTCGCCGAGTTCTCAAGGAACTATGCTTTGAAGATTGTTGAAAGCGCGGGCGGTGTTATTGTTAAGGAGAGGGAGCTCGTCGAAAGCTGGTGGACAAGCAAGCACCTTCTCGAGTTTGAACCATTCAAGCAGAAGTGGCCTGACAGTCAAAGAGTGAAAAAGTTCGGCGCCGCAGACCTGGGAATACCGCTAGGACGAATAGAGGAGGCGTACAGAAAGTACCTCGAGATCGCAGCTAAAAATGGCCTAGAGGTTCTGGGGATGTGCATCTACCATCAGAGGCCTAACAGGGCTAGTCCAAGCATAAGCTTCGCGGTATTCGTGGACGATGGAAACCCCGACGAAGTACGTCGCTTCTACAAGTATGTTGCTGAAATGAGCAAGATGGCTGTAGACCTTGAAGGAACCATGAGCACGTACATAGGGGACGGGGAGCGGCTTGGCGGCTTTAACAAGTATGAGCATGGGAAATCTTTCGAGTATATGTTGGAGCTGAAGCGTGTGTTTGACCCGAAGAACATCCTCAACCCCGGGAAAAAGTTCGTTTCAAAGTGGATAAGAGAAACACCCGAGGTGTGA